The proteins below come from a single Malus domestica chromosome 03, GDT2T_hap1 genomic window:
- the LOC108175258 gene encoding nudix hydrolase 10-like, translated as MLWTLETFLRCFRASISQWREEGKKGVWIKLTIELVNLVETAVKEGFRYHHAEPHYLMLVYWIPEINDTLPANASHRVGVGAIVLNDKKEMLVVQEKSGRFQGAGVWKIPTGVVDEGENIFVAVVREVKEETGIDAEFLEILAFRYQFHTRPLEKSDLIFLCMLRPLTFDIQKQELEIKAAKWIPLEEFAAQPVAQKHELFKYIRELCSAKLDREYAGFSPLPITSVFDHKLSYLYVNRQDKQCLCSSDQ; from the exons ATGCTATGGACCCTCGAGACTTTCTTACGTTgctttagggcatcaatctcgCAATGGAGGGAGGAG GGAAAGAAAGGTGTTTGGATAAAATTGACCATTGAACTCGTAAATCTTGTTGAAACTGCAGTTAAG GAGGGTTTTCGGTACCATCATGCTGAGCCGCACTACCTCATGCTTGTTTATTGGATTCCTGAAATTAATGATACTCTACCTGCAAATGCATCACACCGAGTAGGTGTTGGTGCTATTGTTTTGAATGATAAAAAAGAG ATGCTTGTAGTCCAGGAAAAGAGTGGCAGGTTCCAAGGAGCGGGGGTGTGGAAAATCCCAACTGGAGTCGTTGACGAG GGTGAAAATATATTTGTAGCTGTCGTAAGAGAAGTTAAAGAAGAAACAGGA ATCGACGCAGAATTTCTGGAGATTTTAGCATTCAGGTACCAGTTT CACACAAGACCCCTTGAGAAGTCGGATCTAATCTTCTTGTGCATGCTGCGTCCTCTAACCTTTGACATCCAAAAGCAAGAACTGGAGATCAAGGCGGCCAAG TGGATTCCACTTGAGGAGTTTGCAGCTCAACCAGTCGCCCAGAAACATGAGCTCTTCAAGTACATTCGTGAACTTTGCTCGGCAAAGTTAGACAGAGAATATGCTGGATTTTCTCCACTGCCTATAACATCAGTTTTTGACCATAAGTTGAGTTATTTGTATGTAAATAGGCAGGATAAGCAGTGCCTATGTTCTTCTGATCAGTGA